A single genomic interval of Caretta caretta isolate rCarCar2 chromosome 23, rCarCar1.hap1, whole genome shotgun sequence harbors:
- the FKRP gene encoding ribitol 5-phosphate transferase FKRP — protein sequence MRITFCQGVLALAIVINLLILYYVSRLQQRMLHRHRDHVQPSSRLLPVSQKLGVTVIIREFEDFENYVPGVVKSFLKQKPEQPVMVAADTLPYPPLVLPDAPNVQLVILKPAPDQSAHVSRPEMYVKTEYVALVPDGVKVDSTRQLDRMLEEFKANQGRVQMVAAPVQSLAPLQCLNVKVSLRKWTAEYSVSPSTRVCTALKGDAVILLRTKDLFNLSTPLAKPLLTSLFIQTSLRGWTVRILDVSFSSAHQPLLSSSHNQWKAENRAKASRLQLFRDFGIKRVLLEDGKQQWFGCSKETPRCFSTVHDDTPEYLYQNRWTPPCCLQALRETAKYVINVLETSGVRYWLEGGTLLGAARHQDIIPWDYDVDLGIYLEDIPNCDLLRNVESGSIVDEKGFVWEKAIEGDFYRVQYSEHNHLHVDLWPFYPKNGLMTKDTWMDHRQDVEFPEHFLKPLLPLPFAGFTALAPNNYRSFLELKFGAGVIENPEYPNPALKKLDKEK from the coding sequence ATGCGCATCACGTTCTGTCAGGGGGTCCTAGCACTTGCGATTGTCATCAATCTACTGATACTGTACTACGTCTCGAGGCTGCAGCAGCGGATGTTGCACAGACACAGAGACCACGTCCAGCCTAGCTCCCGGCTGCTGCCTGTCTCCCAGAAGCTCGGGGTGACTGTCATCATCAGGGAGTTCGAGGACTTTGAGAACTACGTCCCTGGTGTGGTGAAGTCCTTCCTGAAGCAGAAGCCGGAGCAGCCAGTCATGGTAGCAGCAGATACCTTGCCGTACCCTCCGCTTGTATTACCGGATGCTCCCAACGTCCAACTCGTGATCCTCAAGCCAGCCCCTGACCAGTCTGCCCATGTGTCCAGGCCTGAGATGTACGTGAAGACGGAGTATGTGGCCCTGGTGCCTGATGGGGTCAAGGTTGATTCCACAAGGCAGCTGGATCGTATGTTAGAAGAGTTCAAAGCCAACCAGGGCAGAGTTCAAATGGTGGCAGCACCCGTGCAGTCCCTCGCTCCCCTCCAGTGCTTGAACGTGAAGGTCAGCCTTAGAAAGTGGACTGCTGAATACAGTGTATCGCCTTCCACCAGGGTCTGCACAGCCCTGAAGGGAGACGCCGTGATTCTGCTGCGCACAAAGGATCTCTTCAACCTTTCCACTCCCTTGGCCAAGCCCCTGCTGACCTCCCTCTTCATCCAGACATCGCTGCGGGGCTGGACGGTCCGAATCCTTGATGTCTCCTTCTCCTCAGCCCACCAGCCTCTGCTCAGCTCCTCGCACAACCAATGGAAGGCAGAGAACCGCGCCAAAGCCAGCCGGCTGCAGCTCTTCCGAGACTTCGGCATCAAGCGGGTTCTCCTGGAGGATGGGAAGCAGCAGTGGTTTGGGTGCAGCAAAGAGACGCCGCGTTGCTTCAGCACCGTCCATGATGATACGCCGGAATATCTCTATCAGAACCGCTGGACCCCGCCTTGCTGTCTACAGGCCCTGAGGGAGACGGCAAAGTATGTCATCAACGTCTTGGAGACGTCTGGAGTTCGGTACTGGCTGGAAGGCGGGACGCTCCTAGGGGCTGCCCGACATCAGGACATCATCCCATGGGATTATGACGTGGATCTAGGGATATACCTGGAGGACATTCCCAACTGCGACCTCCTCAGGAACGTAGAGTCTGGCTCCATCGTGGATGAGAAGGGCTTTGTCTGGGAGAAGGCCATCGAGGGCGACTTCTACCGTGTGCAATACAGCGAGCACAACCACCTGCACGTTGACCTCTGGCCCTTCTACCCCAAGAATGGGCTGATGACCAAGGACACGTGGATGGACCATCGGCAGGATGTGGAGTTCCCGGAGCACTTCCTCAAGCCCCTGTTACCCCTGCCATTTGCTGGCTTCACAGCTCTGGCACCCAACAACTACCGGAGTTTTTTGGAGCTGAAGTTCGGCGCAGGTGTGATCGAGAATCCAGAGTATCCAAACCCAGCACTGAAGAAGCTGGATAAGGAGAAATAA